In Microbulbifer salipaludis, a genomic segment contains:
- a CDS encoding class I SAM-dependent methyltransferase — MNSDTKAKLPVISQSSLFSGDKHCEIASGYDYEYQTCSNEFQFVQCEPSGLVMLKERPADGNINDIYPPEYEPYLFDEKKNLLGWFRSQVQKRKVDVVRKYVSDDAKILDLGCGSGVLLRLLERFGSKFWELHACDLNEESLRSLEAHGITTHSTGYENIQLDDYFDIIILNQVLEHFADPRAALAGCRRLLRSGGVLLIETPSTEGLDAHIFRSGVWGGYHIPRHFYLFNEDSGRKVLLEEGFDVDSVEYMASPAFWIQSLHHIFAASGKHLLSRFFRLGNLPLLAFFTCFDVVRKAIGLKTSNMRIVGVKKC; from the coding sequence ATGAACTCTGATACCAAAGCTAAGTTGCCAGTTATTTCACAGTCATCATTGTTTTCAGGTGATAAACATTGCGAAATCGCTAGTGGCTATGACTATGAATATCAAACTTGCTCGAACGAATTTCAGTTTGTTCAGTGCGAGCCAAGTGGCTTGGTGATGCTGAAGGAGCGTCCTGCGGATGGAAATATAAATGATATCTACCCGCCTGAGTATGAGCCTTATCTGTTCGATGAGAAGAAAAACTTGCTGGGTTGGTTTCGCTCCCAAGTCCAAAAAAGAAAGGTAGATGTCGTCAGGAAATACGTCTCTGACGATGCGAAGATCTTGGATCTTGGTTGTGGTAGCGGCGTTTTGCTTCGCTTGCTTGAGCGGTTCGGGTCGAAGTTCTGGGAGTTGCACGCGTGTGACTTGAATGAGGAGTCTTTGCGTAGCTTGGAAGCGCACGGGATAACCACTCATTCCACAGGTTATGAAAATATTCAGTTGGATGACTATTTCGATATCATTATTCTGAACCAAGTGCTCGAGCATTTTGCTGACCCGCGCGCGGCGCTTGCCGGTTGTCGGCGTTTGTTGCGTAGTGGTGGTGTGCTGTTAATCGAAACCCCCTCTACGGAAGGTCTCGATGCGCATATTTTCAGGAGCGGTGTATGGGGGGGATACCATATTCCTCGGCATTTTTATCTTTTTAATGAAGATAGTGGACGCAAAGTGCTCTTGGAAGAGGGGTTTGATGTCGATAGTGTCGAATACATGGCGAGTCCTGCCTTCTGGATACAATCCCTGCACCACATTTTTGCTGCGTCCGGTAAACATCTGTTGTCCCGTTTTTTTCGCCTGGGAAATTTGCCTCTGCTCGCTTTCTTTACATGTTTTGATGTGGTTCGCAAAGCGATTGGTTTAAAGACAAGTAATATGCGTATCGTAGGCGTGAAAAAATGCTAA
- a CDS encoding class I SAM-dependent methyltransferase: protein MVKDYFSLGHPLAAFRSQMSLHARRSMFKRFMDEIQPSPADRILDVGVTPDLQLVDSNYFEALYPYRKQVTAVSIEDVTPLVYVYPEVAFRQVQPGPLPFADDEFDVVFCSAVLEHVGNFEQQEAFLAELLRVSKKFYITTPNRWYPVDFHTILPFIHWLPKGLHRKLLKLVGHDFLAREENLNLCAASDVRRMMGDRAHFNISYQWFLGLPSNILIFGESGTADA, encoded by the coding sequence ATGGTTAAAGATTACTTTTCACTCGGTCATCCTCTCGCTGCATTCCGTAGCCAAATGTCGCTGCACGCCAGGCGGAGCATGTTCAAGCGTTTTATGGATGAGATCCAGCCCTCGCCGGCAGATCGTATCCTGGACGTGGGGGTTACACCGGACCTCCAATTGGTTGATAGCAACTACTTCGAAGCGTTGTATCCTTACAGAAAACAAGTCACTGCAGTCAGCATTGAAGATGTCACGCCGCTGGTTTATGTGTATCCGGAAGTAGCTTTTCGGCAAGTGCAGCCGGGACCGCTGCCTTTTGCGGATGACGAGTTTGATGTTGTATTTTGCTCCGCAGTTTTGGAGCACGTCGGGAATTTCGAGCAGCAAGAGGCATTTCTGGCAGAGCTGCTACGTGTATCCAAAAAGTTTTACATCACGACGCCTAACCGATGGTATCCGGTAGATTTTCATACGATTTTGCCTTTTATCCATTGGTTGCCCAAGGGGCTGCATCGCAAGCTACTGAAGTTGGTTGGGCATGATTTCCTCGCGCGAGAGGAAAACCTGAATTTGTGTGCTGCCTCTGATGTGAGACGAATGATGGGTGATCGCGCTCACTTCAACATTAGTTACCAGTGGTTTCTTGGCCTGCCGTCAAACATTCTAATCTTTGGTGAGAGTGGCACGGCTGATGCGTGA
- a CDS encoding YdcH family protein codes for MTMRTLETEFPDLADSIRHLIQDSIQFKTDRDSYHKLDKAIRGLEERGIATDDDHFKELKTQRARLKDQLYLKAKQHQP; via the coding sequence ATGACCATGCGCACCTTAGAAACCGAATTCCCCGATCTCGCCGACAGTATCCGTCACCTCATCCAAGACAGTATTCAGTTCAAGACCGACCGCGACAGTTACCACAAGCTGGATAAGGCTATCCGTGGGCTGGAGGAGCGGGGCATTGCGACGGACGATGACCATTTCAAAGAGCTGAAGACCCAGCGTGCGCGCTTGAAAGATCAGCTGTACCTCAAAGCTAAGCAGCACCAGCCCTAG
- a CDS encoding fatty acid desaturase family protein: protein MLKKNDIPAHFFVIPLWRVLFSIAFVWSGILSCWLVASYGESYLFGFAAIVLVGVLQYHLNVIGHDGLHFNVGRSRSANDLVCRFLLHGPLLSPLSLLRKNHLSHHAHLGGARDNDRHYYEISRFGNSRRWILWLISSLLGGMTFQVVRKLLFSRGGSGSSAKSPINVDSVLAKDLFSIGLTQLLILALLWFLFSGVHGYLVFWLLPMFTVMFGLNVVRSCLEHAVDVLDASRYLSFRPAVLERFFLSPYNMNFHAEHHFYPTVPMHHLPAFGRFLRRAGVKYDRLPGYMSRLCYLSRVSSAFAPDRGGAGELVDGGAS, encoded by the coding sequence ATGCTAAAGAAAAATGATATTCCGGCGCATTTCTTCGTTATCCCTCTTTGGAGGGTGTTATTTTCGATTGCATTTGTTTGGTCAGGGATTCTGAGCTGTTGGTTGGTGGCCAGTTATGGTGAAAGCTATCTATTTGGCTTTGCTGCGATTGTTCTTGTAGGGGTTCTCCAGTATCACTTGAATGTGATCGGCCACGACGGGTTGCACTTCAATGTGGGGCGTTCCAGAAGCGCGAATGATCTTGTTTGTCGTTTTCTGTTGCACGGCCCTTTGTTGTCTCCGCTCTCTCTATTGCGAAAGAACCATTTGAGTCACCATGCCCATCTTGGTGGCGCAAGGGATAATGATCGTCATTACTATGAAATTAGTCGCTTTGGCAACTCTCGGCGATGGATTCTATGGCTGATTTCCAGTTTGCTGGGCGGCATGACCTTTCAAGTCGTTCGGAAGCTACTCTTCTCCAGGGGTGGATCAGGTTCCTCTGCCAAGTCTCCGATTAACGTCGATAGTGTGTTGGCTAAGGATCTTTTCTCCATTGGTCTTACGCAGTTGCTGATATTGGCGCTGCTCTGGTTCTTATTTTCTGGTGTTCATGGGTATTTGGTGTTCTGGCTGCTTCCCATGTTTACGGTCATGTTCGGGTTGAATGTAGTGCGGTCCTGCCTAGAGCATGCGGTTGATGTGTTGGATGCGTCGCGGTATTTGAGTTTTCGTCCTGCGGTTTTGGAGCGGTTCTTTCTTTCGCCGTACAATATGAATTTTCATGCGGAGCACCATTTTTATCCTACAGTGCCGATGCATCACTTACCGGCATTTGGTCGCTTCTTGAGGCGGGCAGGGGTGAAATATGACAGGCTTCCAGGGTATATGTCCCGGCTCTGCTATTTGAGCAGAGTGTCAAGTGCATTTGCGCCAGACAGAGGGGGCGCTGGTGAATTGGTCGATGGCGGTGCCTCTTGA